In Psychrobacter sp. P11G3, a single genomic region encodes these proteins:
- a CDS encoding DUF3429 domain-containing protein, whose product MKKPSPYLTFAGAIPFVACAFLLIVDVVTVPMLGSVIDVLSAYGLVIASFMAGAHWGNHLDLADDNKWAVRLPLYSNVIALGLWLGFLILSASSFIWLLVVGFISLLVIDYSLHRAQIISDVYFKIRQYVTAIVVVSLVVTALQL is encoded by the coding sequence ATGAAAAAGCCCAGTCCTTATCTCACTTTTGCAGGTGCTATTCCGTTTGTCGCCTGTGCATTTTTATTGATAGTAGACGTTGTTACCGTGCCTATGCTTGGTTCAGTAATCGATGTATTAAGTGCTTATGGGCTAGTGATTGCATCATTTATGGCAGGCGCACATTGGGGCAATCATTTAGATTTAGCTGATGACAATAAGTGGGCAGTTAGGCTTCCACTGTATAGCAATGTCATTGCGCTTGGCCTTTGGCTTGGGTTTTTAATCTTATCAGCCAGTAGCTTTATTTGGCTACTGGTTGTCGGTTTTATAAGTCTATTGGTTATTGATTATAGTCTGCATCGCGCGCAGATTATTAGCGATGTATATTTTAAAATTAGACAATATGTAACGGCGATAGTCGTCGTATCGTTAGTCGTTACGGCATTACAGTTGTAA
- a CDS encoding Rrf2 family transcriptional regulator has product MRLTNYSDYALRSLIYLAVRPDPSLLANISDIADSYGISKSHLTKIIHQLGQLGYIESVRGKNGGIRLARAPKDINLGVLIKQIEPDFNLVECFAVPVSHNDSEQGDHQTDLPVTFIEEEKNKSLGCVISPACQLKSVFFEALTAFINVLERYTLADILNNEDELATLLFR; this is encoded by the coding sequence ATGCGACTGACCAATTATAGTGACTACGCGCTACGCTCATTGATTTATTTGGCTGTGAGACCAGATCCATCACTATTGGCTAATATTAGCGATATTGCTGACAGCTATGGCATTTCTAAAAGTCATTTGACCAAGATTATTCATCAGCTGGGTCAGCTGGGTTATATAGAAAGTGTGCGCGGCAAAAACGGTGGCATACGATTGGCACGTGCACCTAAAGATATAAATTTGGGCGTATTGATCAAACAGATAGAGCCTGATTTTAATTTGGTTGAGTGCTTTGCCGTACCAGTGTCTCATAATGATAGTGAGCAGGGCGATCATCAGACGGATTTACCAGTGACATTCATTGAGGAAGAAAAGAATAAATCACTAGGCTGTGTGATTAGTCCAGCCTGCCAGCTAAAAAGCGTGTTTTTTGAAGCACTCACCGCATTTATCAATGTGCTTGAGCGTTATACATTAGCAGATATTCTGAACAACGAAGATGAGCTTGCGACATTGCTGTTTCGGTAA
- a CDS encoding DASH family cryptochrome translates to MSNQATNNSEHNNVTLVLFNNDLRVADNATLLKASEISTDGKLLLVYASSLTDILDDKDHYDAYRYEAMGQARQQFLHESLADLNASLIQRGNRLLYLQKGDEALDVFTQLSDLIAQQRVTDICISQTADYNQNKVYDFLQAKHPQIRWHIETAATLFDELPLNDLPKSFTQFRKKIEADYDLLHAAQDIAICATPERLALIPESLVDRCEYFFKAGEDNAQAISQQKQQAPNFKGGESNGLNHLNSYFNSDAPSTYKITRNALDEWTHSTKFSAWLANGSLSVNTVLNRLRRYERDVIANESTYWIWFELLWREYFYWYAVTHQQKLFWFKGIGQHTPSTQLDQKKLEQWRNGDTAYPIVNACMNQLRTTGYMSNRGRQLVASCFIHELGLDWRYGAAYFEQQLIDYDVASNWGNWQYLAGVGADPRGCRQFNLDKQTQQYDPNGEFIREWQGNTQKSD, encoded by the coding sequence ATGTCAAATCAAGCAACGAACAACTCAGAGCACAACAATGTCACATTGGTACTGTTTAATAATGACTTGCGGGTAGCGGACAATGCCACTCTATTAAAAGCATCTGAAATCTCCACTGATGGAAAGCTGCTATTGGTTTATGCGTCATCGTTGACAGATATATTAGACGATAAAGACCATTACGACGCCTATCGTTATGAGGCTATGGGTCAAGCCCGCCAGCAGTTTTTGCATGAGAGCCTAGCTGATTTAAATGCGTCACTGATACAGCGTGGTAATAGGTTGCTGTATTTACAGAAAGGCGATGAAGCATTGGACGTCTTTACTCAGTTGAGTGATCTAATAGCGCAGCAACGAGTGACAGATATCTGCATCAGCCAGACGGCAGATTATAATCAAAACAAAGTATATGACTTTCTACAGGCGAAACATCCGCAGATACGTTGGCATATTGAGACAGCGGCTACTTTGTTTGATGAATTACCGCTAAATGATTTGCCCAAAAGCTTTACGCAGTTCCGCAAAAAAATTGAAGCAGATTATGATTTATTGCATGCAGCACAAGACATCGCTATTTGCGCGACGCCAGAGCGATTGGCCCTAATACCTGAGAGTCTGGTGGATAGGTGCGAGTACTTCTTTAAAGCAGGCGAAGATAATGCGCAGGCAATCTCCCAACAAAAACAGCAAGCGCCTAATTTCAAAGGTGGTGAGTCGAACGGGCTAAATCACTTAAATAGTTATTTTAATTCCGACGCGCCAAGTACTTATAAAATCACACGAAACGCGCTTGATGAATGGACGCATTCCACAAAATTTTCTGCTTGGCTGGCTAACGGCTCGTTGTCTGTCAACACCGTATTGAATCGACTGCGCCGTTATGAGCGTGATGTCATCGCAAATGAATCCACTTATTGGATATGGTTTGAGCTGCTTTGGCGTGAATATTTTTATTGGTACGCTGTCACCCATCAGCAAAAATTATTCTGGTTTAAAGGTATTGGTCAGCACACGCCATCAACCCAACTGGATCAGAAAAAATTAGAACAATGGAGAAATGGTGATACAGCATATCCTATTGTCAACGCCTGTATGAACCAATTGCGCACGACAGGTTATATGTCGAATCGGGGGCGACAACTAGTCGCAAGTTGCTTTATTCACGAGCTAGGGCTTGATTGGCGTTACGGTGCAGCTTACTTTGAGCAACAACTTATCGACTACGATGTCGCTAGTAATTGGGGCAATTGGCAGTATCTGGCAGGCGTCGGCGCTGACCCAAGAGGATGCAGACAGTTTAATCTCGACAAGCAAACTCAGCAATACGATCCAAACGGTGAGTTTATCCGTGAGTGGCAAGGAAACACTCAAAAGAGCGATTAA
- a CDS encoding NADP-dependent oxidoreductase, protein MSFDKQQNQQTNRQIKLASRPNGVPTADNFDMATSDVPTPKDNEMLLRTVYLSLDPYMRGRMSDAKSYADPLEVGDVIMGGTVAQVVESNIDKFAVGDLVVSNSGWQDYSVSDGEGVLKLDKNMANPSYGLGVLGMPGFTGYMGLTDIGKPQKGETLVVAAATGPVGATVGQVGNQYGLRTVGVAGGKEKCDFAVNELGFDICIDHKADDFAEQLKAACPDGIDIYYENVGGKVFDAVMPLLNDHARIPVCGLVSQYNATDLPDGKDRLGMLMGLILSQRLTVRGFIIFEEYGDHFPEFLETMSKWVESGEVKTKEHITDGLDNAPDAFVSMLNGDNFGKTVIKVSDVK, encoded by the coding sequence ATGAGCTTCGACAAACAACAGAACCAACAAACAAACCGTCAAATCAAATTGGCTAGCCGTCCTAATGGCGTACCTACTGCTGACAATTTTGATATGGCGACTAGTGACGTTCCTACGCCAAAAGATAACGAGATGCTACTACGCACCGTATATCTATCACTAGATCCATATATGCGTGGACGTATGAGTGATGCAAAAAGCTATGCAGATCCATTAGAAGTCGGTGACGTCATCATGGGTGGTACCGTAGCGCAAGTGGTCGAGTCGAATATCGATAAATTTGCTGTCGGTGATTTGGTCGTATCAAATTCCGGCTGGCAGGACTACAGCGTCAGTGATGGCGAAGGTGTCCTGAAACTGGATAAAAACATGGCAAACCCTTCTTATGGTTTAGGTGTGTTAGGTATGCCAGGGTTCACCGGTTACATGGGTCTGACTGATATCGGTAAACCACAAAAAGGCGAGACTTTAGTCGTGGCAGCAGCAACTGGACCGGTCGGTGCCACTGTCGGTCAAGTGGGCAATCAATATGGTCTGCGCACTGTCGGTGTGGCAGGCGGTAAAGAGAAATGCGACTTTGCGGTCAATGAGCTTGGTTTTGATATCTGTATCGATCACAAAGCTGACGACTTCGCTGAGCAATTAAAAGCAGCATGTCCAGATGGTATCGACATTTACTATGAAAACGTTGGCGGTAAAGTATTTGATGCAGTAATGCCATTACTTAACGACCACGCTCGTATTCCAGTATGTGGTCTGGTATCGCAGTACAACGCAACTGATTTACCTGATGGCAAAGATCGCCTAGGTATGCTGATGGGTCTTATCTTAAGCCAACGCCTAACTGTCAGAGGTTTCATTATCTTTGAAGAGTACGGCGACCACTTCCCAGAGTTCTTAGAAACCATGAGCAAATGGGTAGAGTCAGGCGAAGTAAAAACCAAAGAGCACATTACTGACGGTCTAGATAATGCCCCAGATGCATTTGTCAGTATGTTAAACGGTGATAACTTTGGTAAGACTGTAATCAAAGTGTCTGACGTCAAATAG
- a CDS encoding iron-containing alcohol dehydrogenase — translation MNNFQYYNPVRIVFGEGQIEQLSDLVPTDARVLITYGGGSAQRTGTLDEVKTALAASGNRTVFEFGGIEANPEFTTLLKAADMVNEHNIDFLLAVGGGSVIDGSKFVALVSSLTEEDGTVSRDQAWDALTGYCKNIDSAVDLGAVLTIPATGSEMNSGGVINYSERQAKLPFGNPLAFPKFSILDPIKTLTLPERQVMNGVADAFVHVMEQYLTYPVNAKVQDAFAESLLKILIDEGLVVKQDPENLETRKNIMWTATMALNGLIGTGVPQDWTTHMVGHELTSLHAIDHARTLTIVLPSVMRELKEGKKEKLLQYARNVWNITDTDLDDDAIIETAIVYTENFFRELGLPVSLEDVDLTESAIDPIIKQLEVHNMVKLGEHGTNDLEVSRRILQRAVTSKAS, via the coding sequence ATGAATAACTTCCAATACTACAACCCAGTCCGTATCGTTTTTGGTGAAGGTCAAATCGAGCAATTATCAGATCTAGTCCCTACTGATGCGCGTGTACTCATTACTTATGGTGGTGGTTCAGCACAGCGTACTGGTACTTTAGACGAAGTAAAAACTGCATTAGCGGCAAGCGGTAACCGTACTGTATTTGAATTTGGTGGCATCGAAGCCAACCCAGAATTCACTACGTTATTAAAAGCCGCTGATATGGTTAATGAGCACAACATCGACTTCTTATTAGCAGTTGGCGGTGGTTCTGTGATTGACGGCAGTAAATTTGTCGCACTCGTTTCTTCGTTAACTGAAGAAGACGGCACTGTCTCACGTGACCAAGCTTGGGATGCCTTAACGGGTTATTGCAAAAACATCGACTCTGCTGTCGACTTGGGTGCTGTATTGACTATCCCAGCCACAGGTTCTGAGATGAACTCAGGCGGCGTGATTAACTATAGTGAGCGTCAAGCAAAACTACCATTTGGTAACCCACTTGCCTTCCCTAAATTCTCGATTCTAGATCCAATCAAAACACTTACCTTGCCTGAGCGTCAGGTGATGAATGGTGTGGCTGATGCATTTGTTCATGTAATGGAACAATATCTGACTTACCCAGTAAACGCTAAAGTACAAGATGCCTTTGCTGAAAGCTTGCTTAAAATCCTTATCGATGAAGGTCTAGTTGTTAAGCAAGATCCAGAAAACCTAGAAACACGTAAAAACATTATGTGGACAGCAACCATGGCATTGAACGGTCTGATCGGTACTGGTGTACCACAAGATTGGACAACTCACATGGTTGGTCATGAGCTGACGTCACTACACGCTATCGATCATGCACGTACGCTAACCATCGTATTGCCATCAGTCATGCGTGAGCTAAAAGAAGGCAAAAAAGAAAAACTACTTCAGTATGCACGTAACGTATGGAACATTACTGATACTGACCTAGATGACGACGCCATCATCGAAACTGCTATTGTTTACACTGAAAACTTCTTCCGCGAGCTTGGCTTGCCAGTTAGCCTAGAAGATGTTGACTTGACGGAATCAGCGATTGATCCAATCATCAAGCAGCTTGAAGTACATAACATGGTTAAGCTTGGTGAACATGGTACCAACGACCTAGAAGTATCACGTCGTATCCTGCAGCGTGCTGTAACTAGCAAAGCGTCTTAA
- a CDS encoding type 1 glutamine amidotransferase domain-containing protein — MNILMVLTSHDRLGDTGKKTGFWLEEFAAPYYAFLDAGVNVTLASPAGGQPPLDPSSDTEDTQTKDTTRFKDDKDAQEHLANTKKLADMNAEDFDSVFYPGGHGPLWDLAVDKNSINLIETFVKQDKPVAFVCHSPAALKNVKVDGEYLVKGKTVTGFTNSEEDAVGLTDVVPFLVEDALKANGGNYEKAADWESFVVEDGLLITGQNPASSEEAAKRLMAKLKG, encoded by the coding sequence ATGAACATTTTAATGGTACTAACTTCTCATGACCGTTTAGGCGATACTGGTAAGAAAACTGGCTTTTGGCTAGAAGAATTCGCTGCGCCTTACTACGCATTTCTTGACGCCGGTGTAAATGTAACCCTAGCCTCTCCAGCAGGCGGTCAGCCACCACTAGATCCTAGTAGTGACACAGAAGACACGCAAACCAAAGATACCACTCGTTTTAAAGACGATAAAGACGCACAAGAGCATTTGGCTAACACCAAAAAGCTTGCTGACATGAACGCTGAAGATTTTGATTCAGTATTCTACCCTGGTGGTCATGGCCCGTTGTGGGATTTGGCAGTAGATAAAAACTCTATCAATCTGATCGAGACTTTTGTTAAGCAAGACAAGCCTGTTGCTTTTGTTTGTCATTCTCCTGCAGCACTTAAAAACGTTAAAGTCGATGGCGAGTATTTGGTAAAAGGCAAAACAGTGACTGGTTTTACCAACTCAGAAGAAGACGCAGTTGGCCTAACAGACGTAGTACCCTTCCTAGTAGAAGACGCATTGAAAGCCAATGGCGGTAACTACGAAAAAGCAGCTGATTGGGAATCATTTGTCGTTGAAGATGGTCTGCTAATCACAGGTCAAAATCCTGCATCATCAGAAGAAGCTGCTAAGCGCCTAATGGCAAAGCTGAAAGGTTAG
- a CDS encoding dienelactone hydrolase family protein: protein MVLSKLIIVMSTLVFSTMAVAEITVSETSVKDLSPVGSTLDATNSLAAVDCIKDDAITATELTKTRDNGPFSVSTKHVSRQSANGFGGGTIHYPTDAANCGLLGGIAVVPGYVSYESSIKWWGPRLASWGFVVITINTSSIYDNPDSRAEQLSAALDHLLADKTVGHMIDPNRLGAIGWSMGGGGALRLATERSTVQAIIAQTPYHDTSYGTMDTPTLFIACENDRIAPNKKYTNTFYQKADGPKMKVEINNGSHFCASHRFNEKLLSKPAIAWMQRYINGDTRFDKFLCGNDSYKDDTRISAYDYKDCL, encoded by the coding sequence ATGGTGCTTTCAAAACTTATTATTGTGATGAGTACATTGGTTTTCTCTACGATGGCTGTAGCAGAAATAACTGTGTCCGAGACTAGCGTTAAAGATCTCAGTCCAGTTGGATCAACACTCGACGCTACAAACTCACTAGCGGCAGTAGACTGTATAAAGGATGATGCTATCACTGCTACTGAGCTCACTAAAACACGCGATAACGGTCCGTTTTCTGTCAGTACCAAGCACGTGAGTCGCCAATCAGCCAATGGCTTTGGTGGCGGTACCATACATTATCCAACGGATGCTGCTAACTGTGGTCTGCTAGGTGGTATCGCGGTGGTGCCAGGTTACGTGTCTTATGAGTCTTCTATCAAATGGTGGGGACCGCGTTTGGCCTCTTGGGGATTTGTCGTTATTACTATCAATACTAGCTCTATTTACGATAATCCAGATAGCCGTGCTGAACAATTGAGCGCGGCTCTCGATCATCTCCTCGCTGATAAAACAGTGGGTCATATGATCGATCCAAATCGTTTGGGCGCGATTGGCTGGTCAATGGGCGGCGGCGGTGCGCTACGATTGGCAACTGAGCGCAGTACGGTGCAAGCCATCATTGCACAAACGCCCTATCACGATACGAGCTATGGTACGATGGATACGCCTACTCTATTCATCGCTTGTGAAAATGACCGTATCGCCCCGAATAAAAAATATACCAATACTTTTTATCAAAAAGCTGACGGTCCAAAAATGAAGGTCGAGATTAACAACGGCAGTCATTTCTGTGCCAGTCATCGTTTTAACGAAAAGCTATTGAGCAAGCCTGCTATCGCATGGATGCAGCGTTATATTAATGGTGATACCCGTTTCGATAAATTCTTATGTGGCAATGACAGCTACAAAGACGATACTCGTATCTCAGCCTATGATTACAAAGACTGTTTATAA
- a CDS encoding NnrS family protein — protein MHSIKLPSKPPRSPHPILNLSFRIFFSAAALFSVVTMLLWAFVFTGHTDIDAQVLNPLYWHSHEMVYGYALAVVAGFLLTAVKTWTGVMMPHGYKLLGIFVCWLLARLSWLGFGLGITLIDHSISWLYIAALFDVVFVASMAYVICRAVWQVKQYKQMGILAKLALLTFGNGLCYWGIINADMNTTKIGIYSGFYLIIGLVLTIGRRVVPFFIERGLSIDMETSEPIKLRNSKTQDIASLGFFFAFFISDVFYPNQYPLTVTALGVAVINIVRLIGWYHHGIWQKPLLWSLYIAFLGMCLSFLLYALQPWLGYPHSIAMHGLAISGVGMMTLAMMTRVSLGHTGRSIHQPSKTVNVMYGLMVLVFISRVLLPLVDMSHYLIWIMVAQSAWIACFVLFCISYLPMLARPRPDGLFG, from the coding sequence ATGCACTCTATCAAGTTACCTAGCAAACCACCAAGATCTCCGCATCCTATCCTTAATTTGAGCTTTCGCATATTTTTTAGTGCTGCTGCGCTATTTTCCGTAGTAACGATGTTGCTATGGGCGTTTGTGTTTACTGGTCACACGGATATCGATGCACAGGTTTTGAACCCGTTATACTGGCATAGCCATGAAATGGTGTATGGTTATGCCTTGGCAGTGGTAGCCGGGTTTTTGCTAACCGCGGTCAAAACATGGACAGGGGTTATGATGCCGCATGGCTATAAGTTGCTAGGTATCTTTGTCTGTTGGTTGCTGGCACGTCTGAGCTGGTTAGGTTTTGGGCTTGGCATAACGCTCATAGATCATAGTATATCTTGGCTATATATAGCAGCCCTTTTTGATGTAGTATTTGTCGCCTCGATGGCATATGTAATATGTCGAGCGGTATGGCAAGTTAAACAATATAAGCAAATGGGTATCTTGGCAAAACTGGCCCTGCTGACATTTGGCAACGGACTTTGCTATTGGGGAATTATCAATGCTGATATGAACACAACCAAGATAGGCATTTATAGTGGGTTCTATTTGATTATCGGGCTGGTTCTGACAATTGGCCGACGTGTGGTGCCATTTTTTATTGAACGTGGTCTTAGTATAGATATGGAAACGTCAGAACCCATTAAACTACGTAATAGTAAGACACAAGATATCGCAAGCTTAGGATTTTTCTTCGCCTTTTTTATTAGTGATGTATTTTATCCAAACCAGTATCCCTTGACGGTTACCGCGCTCGGTGTAGCAGTGATTAATATTGTACGTCTGATAGGGTGGTATCATCACGGTATTTGGCAGAAACCATTACTTTGGTCGTTGTATATTGCGTTTTTAGGCATGTGTTTGAGTTTTTTACTATACGCATTACAACCTTGGCTCGGTTATCCGCACAGCATCGCTATGCATGGACTAGCGATTTCTGGTGTTGGTATGATGACGTTAGCCATGATGACTAGAGTATCTTTGGGACATACGGGTCGCAGCATTCATCAACCGTCAAAAACGGTAAACGTTATGTATGGCTTGATGGTATTGGTATTTATCAGTCGTGTACTACTACCGCTAGTAGATATGAGTCATTACCTAATATGGATTATGGTGGCGCAAAGTGCTTGGATAGCGTGTTTTGTGCTATTTTGCATCAGTTATCTGCCAATGCTGGCACGTCCTCGGCCTGATGGTTTATTTGGTTAA
- a CDS encoding TetR/AcrR family transcriptional regulator: MSNTDATTPDTKAHLLATGYQLIAKKGFTAVGLKQILDTAGVPKGSFYHYFASKEAFGEAIINHYFSLYKTRLDVIDAQDVSAQQKLYDYFQNWYDTQQNGCDHEKCLVVKLSAEVADMSETMRKALDTGYQQTTMWLAKQIKAGWLDESVPRHDNISAESMAKRWYFAWLGASLIAKISQTNTPLAEIWQMTTTQMGR; encoded by the coding sequence ATGTCTAATACAGACGCAACGACACCAGATACTAAAGCTCATTTACTTGCCACTGGCTACCAATTAATCGCCAAAAAAGGTTTTACCGCTGTTGGTCTAAAGCAAATTTTAGATACAGCAGGTGTGCCAAAGGGTTCTTTTTACCATTATTTCGCTTCTAAAGAAGCCTTTGGTGAAGCCATTATTAATCATTACTTTAGCTTATATAAGACTCGGTTGGATGTCATCGATGCACAAGATGTCAGTGCACAGCAAAAGCTATATGATTATTTTCAAAACTGGTATGACACCCAGCAGAATGGCTGTGACCATGAGAAATGCTTGGTAGTGAAGCTCAGCGCAGAGGTAGCCGATATGTCAGAAACCATGCGTAAGGCACTCGATACTGGCTATCAGCAGACGACCATGTGGCTCGCTAAGCAGATCAAAGCTGGCTGGCTCGATGAGTCCGTCCCTCGTCACGATAACATCTCGGCTGAGAGTATGGCCAAGCGTTGGTATTTTGCATGGCTTGGCGCAAGCTTGATTGCAAAGATTAGCCAAACTAATACCCCTTTAGCAGAAATTTGGCAGATGACCACGACCCAAATGGGACGCTAA
- a CDS encoding MFS transporter — translation MFAFLQVYSIQAVLPVMMVDFAATEVQAGMIVGATVLAIAIMSPFLGMLSDAVGRKSFIVGALLFLAIPTALIAQSSSIEWVGIWRFMQGLSVPGITVVTIAYIGEEFEGRAMTELMSFYVSGCVLGGFMGRFLLGHLHELIGWRHGYYVMTAMTLLGAIWVGKMLPSSRHFVANPNFRSAIQTLGEHVTNRYVVTACLLGACVLFSLVGCFTFINLHLADKPYELGTGALANIFAVYLLGVIITPLSTTLLRRFGSARTVRVAIVVSMAGVLLTLVTPLWGVIIGLAIMSSGVFITQSATISYIAVNVKKGRSLASGLYYMGYYTGGTLGAWLGGIAYARGQWSLTVWLLLFVQVLALLIASFGMIKTTVRTK, via the coding sequence ATGTTTGCTTTTTTGCAAGTGTACTCTATTCAGGCGGTGCTACCAGTCATGATGGTGGACTTTGCTGCGACCGAAGTACAGGCTGGTATGATCGTTGGTGCTACTGTGTTGGCCATTGCGATTATGTCACCATTTCTGGGTATGCTCTCAGATGCAGTCGGGCGCAAGTCGTTTATCGTTGGCGCTTTATTGTTTTTAGCGATACCAACAGCGCTCATTGCCCAGAGCTCGAGCATTGAATGGGTCGGCATTTGGCGTTTTATGCAAGGACTGTCGGTGCCGGGTATTACGGTGGTGACAATTGCCTATATCGGTGAGGAGTTTGAGGGCCGGGCGATGACTGAGCTGATGTCCTTTTATGTGTCAGGATGCGTGCTTGGCGGCTTTATGGGTCGGTTCTTGTTGGGTCATTTACATGAGCTGATTGGCTGGCGTCATGGCTACTATGTGATGACGGCGATGACGCTACTGGGGGCAATATGGGTTGGCAAGATGCTACCATCGTCTCGTCACTTTGTGGCTAATCCTAATTTTCGCTCAGCGATACAGACGCTAGGTGAGCATGTCACCAACCGCTATGTGGTGACAGCTTGTCTGCTTGGCGCTTGCGTGCTGTTCTCCCTTGTAGGCTGCTTCACTTTTATCAATTTACATTTGGCAGATAAGCCTTATGAGCTTGGTACTGGTGCGCTCGCCAATATTTTTGCAGTATATTTGCTTGGTGTTATTATCACGCCATTATCTACGACATTGCTACGCCGATTTGGATCGGCGCGTACCGTACGGGTGGCTATCGTCGTATCTATGGCCGGAGTATTATTGACTTTGGTCACGCCATTATGGGGGGTGATTATAGGACTGGCCATTATGTCGTCTGGTGTATTTATCACGCAGTCGGCGACCATCAGCTACATAGCTGTCAATGTCAAAAAAGGCCGCTCATTAGCATCGGGTCTATATTATATGGGCTACTATACAGGCGGTACGCTAGGGGCCTGGCTGGGTGGCATAGCTTATGCGCGAGGGCAGTGGTCTCTTACCGTATGGTTGTTATTGTTTGTGCAGGTACTGGCGTTATTAATAGCCAGCTTTGGGATGATTAAAACCACAGTACGTACAAAGTGA
- a CDS encoding aldehyde dehydrogenase family protein — translation MSTNTTSAYSDFHLQFIAGEWQTGKDDSTNTNTNPYNGDTLVEIQQATKDQLNEAYDAATQAQEAWAKQTPAERAAVLYKVVNILDQRQEEIVDWLIKESGSTRIKAMVEFGATRAITLEAATFPNRVHGEIRPSNTPGKENFIYREPIGVVAVISPWNFPLHLTQRSIAPALALGNAVVLKPASDTPVTGGLLLAKVFEEAGLPKGLLNVVVGSGSEIGDAIVEHKASSFVSFTGSTSVGKHIGELANGGEHIKQVALELGGNSPFVVLKDADIDQAVKAAVFGKFLHQGQICMAINRIIVENEVYDEFVERFLSHVKTLQVGDPNDQGTAIGPIINEKQVQSLRDKIDEAQKEGAKMLLSGEINGQLVPPHVFTEVTREMDIAYNEIFGPLIGIIRAKNEEDALSIANDSMYGLSSAVFTADMQKGLRFARGIRAGMTHINDIPVNDESNVAFGGEKNSGIGRFNGEWVLEEFTRTHWISMQNEPREYPF, via the coding sequence ATGTCAACCAATACTACGAGTGCATATAGTGACTTTCATTTACAGTTCATCGCTGGTGAATGGCAAACCGGTAAAGACGATAGCACCAACACCAATACCAATCCATATAACGGTGATACGCTTGTAGAGATCCAGCAAGCGACCAAAGATCAGTTGAACGAAGCCTATGATGCGGCGACCCAAGCTCAAGAAGCATGGGCCAAGCAGACACCAGCAGAGCGCGCCGCAGTGTTGTATAAAGTGGTCAACATACTCGATCAGCGCCAAGAGGAAATCGTTGATTGGCTAATCAAAGAGTCGGGCAGTACTCGTATCAAAGCCATGGTCGAGTTCGGTGCGACGCGCGCGATTACCCTTGAAGCAGCGACATTCCCTAATCGTGTTCATGGTGAGATTCGTCCATCAAATACCCCTGGTAAAGAAAACTTCATTTATCGTGAGCCAATCGGCGTTGTCGCTGTCATTAGCCCATGGAACTTCCCATTACATTTAACGCAGCGCTCAATCGCGCCAGCCTTAGCGCTTGGTAATGCCGTGGTACTCAAGCCTGCTAGCGATACGCCAGTGACAGGTGGTTTGCTATTGGCCAAAGTATTTGAAGAAGCGGGTCTACCAAAAGGCCTGTTAAACGTGGTTGTGGGTTCAGGCAGCGAGATAGGCGATGCAATCGTTGAACACAAAGCGTCAAGTTTTGTGTCATTCACAGGATCAACTTCAGTGGGTAAACACATCGGTGAGCTAGCTAATGGTGGTGAGCATATCAAACAAGTGGCACTTGAGTTAGGTGGAAACAGTCCATTTGTTGTACTCAAGGATGCAGATATTGATCAGGCAGTAAAAGCAGCCGTGTTCGGTAAGTTCTTGCATCAAGGCCAGATTTGTATGGCTATTAACCGAATTATTGTTGAAAATGAAGTGTACGATGAGTTTGTAGAGCGTTTCTTGTCTCATGTTAAAACGTTACAGGTAGGTGATCCTAACGATCAAGGTACTGCTATTGGCCCAATCATCAATGAGAAACAAGTTCAGTCACTTAGAGATAAGATTGATGAGGCACAGAAAGAGGGCGCAAAAATGCTCTTGAGCGGTGAAATCAATGGTCAATTAGTCCCGCCCCATGTCTTTACCGAAGTTACTAGAGAGATGGATATTGCCTATAATGAAATATTTGGACCATTGATAGGCATTATTCGAGCCAAAAATGAAGAGGATGCTTTGTCGATAGCTAATGACTCTATGTATGGTTTATCTAGTGCGGTGTTTACCGCAGACATGCAAAAAGGTTTACGTTTCGCTCGTGGTATCCGAGCAGGTATGACCCATATAAATGATATTCCAGTAAACGATGAAAGTAACGTGGCTTTTGGTGGTGAGAAAAATTCAGGTATCGGCCGTTTCAACGGTGAGTGGGTACTAGAAGAATTCACCAGAACACATTGGATCTCAATGCAAAATGAGCCACGTGAATATCCGTTCTAA